A region of the Acidicapsa ligni genome:
GTCCCGCAAGAGGCGGTGACGGTGGAGCGTTGGCGGCCGGGACGCTTGTGCGTGGGGCGGTGGAAGTGAGGTCGATCATTCTGAAGCACCTTTTTAGATTAAGAGATTTGACTCCTCTCGCCTCGTCACCCTTATGGCGCACCTCATCGCGTCTAACCATCTGAGAAGCGAATAATGCCGATTTCTACTTTACCAGCGCCCAGTACCTCAGGTTTCAGATTCAAGACGATTCTCTGGGTCTCGCTTGGTCTCACCGTACTCTTCGTCTTCATTACTTCAGAACTGCTCCTCATCACCGACTATCCGATGTACCACGCCTACCGTCTGCAGGTTATTGCCGACCGACATCTCCTCATCCCGCATACCCTTGCAGGAATATTCGCCCTTTTGATCGGCCCGATCAATTTCTCCTCGCGAATCCGCCAACGTCACCCCCAACTCCATCGCATTCTTGGCCGCATCTACGTCATCTCCGTGTTCATAGGTTCCTTCACGGGGATTGCTCTCGCTGCTGGACGCCCTGGTCTTCCTGGAACCTCCATGCAGGCCGCCGCCTGGATGGTCTGCACCACCGCCGCCTTCATCACCGCGCGCAACCGCCAAATCACACAGCACCGCCAATGGATGGCGCGCTCCTATGCAGTTACCTTTACGTTCGTCTCCAGCCGCGTGCTCAATCTCTGGCCGCGTTACTGGAGCCACCTGGGCGACGTCTTATCCGCCGTCGGCGTGATTGCCTTCACACTTGCCTCGTTGCTGATTGTTGATCTCGGCCTCAACTGGCGCGAACTCACCACACGTCGCAACTGAGCGTCAGCTAAGGGTTATGAGATTTTGAGATGCGGATTTGCAAACTGTTCTATTTCCGAAGCGGGTCCGGTTCCCAAATGACGATTTGTACAGAATGACGTGCCGGACTGTTTTTGGGGCGTCTACTAGAAATATGGAATCCCGCTACAAATTGATTGAACATCCAGTGAATTAGGAGTAGTGCTTTGCAAGACGAAGTTTTGATCGTTGGTGGTGGTGTGGCAGGCTGTGCCGCTTCGATCGCACTCGCTCGTAAGGGACGGGCCGTTACGCTGATTGAACGCGAGCCCACACCACGCCATAAGGTCTGCGGAGAGTTTCTAAGCGGCGAGGCCCTTGAGGATCTTCATGCACTCGGCATCGACGTGGCCTCGCTAGGCGCTGTGCCCATCAACTACGTTCGCCTTGCCGCCGCCAGGCGCGCCGCAGAGGCTCCGTTGCCTTTTCCCGCGGCCTCACTCACACGCAAGGGGCTTGATACAGCGCTCATTGCCGAGGCCATCGCAGCGGGAGTCCGCGTAGAACGTGGCCGCGCTGTGCAGTCTCTCAGTCGTACGACTACCAACCTCTGGCAGGCTACGCTCGACGACGGTACCACTTATAAAGCTCCGACGGCTTTTCTCGCGACGGGCAAGCATGATCTGCGCGGCCACGGTCGCCCGAAGGACCCCCACCAATGGGTCGCCTTCAAGATGTATTACCGACTGTCAGCTGCCCAGACCGCTGACCTCGCGGACGCCTCCGAGTTGACGCTCTATTCCGGAGGCTACGGTGGTATCCAACCGGTGGAAGACGGCATTACGAATTTCTGCTGTGTGGTGCAACGGCGGTATTTTGTCCGTTCAGGTCTTCGCTGGGAGGGACTCCTTGCGAAGATGCAGCAGGACTGTCCTCACCTCGCGATGCGGCTTGACGGTGCGGAACCGCTGCTCCACAAACCGATCACCATCACCCATATCCCGTACGGTTATGTCCGCCGCGCAACCGAGGATGGGCTCTACTGTATCGGCGATCAGGCAGCCGTAATCCCCTCGTTTACCGGCGATGGCATATCCATCGCCCTGCATACTGGCCGTCGTGCTGCCGCTGCCTATCTTGCGGCGGAGCCGGCGCCGGTCTTTCAGTCAAAACTGCGCTCCGCAATGCTGCCCCAGATGCGTCTTGCTGAGATCGCCGCCGACGGCTTAAACAACGCACTCGCGCGCGCTGTATTGCCGTTCTGCTTGAGGGTCTGGCCCGGAGCGATGCGTGTAACGGCCAGACTCACGCGTGTCGCCCAGCCCGCCGCTGTTGCTCCACAAGCGTTCGCCAACTGAAATCGGGCCACGCCGAAACAGCTCTCGTTAGTCAAAGCCCTCCAGGGGAGATCGAATGAAATCCTTCGCAATTTTTGCTCTCGCGGTCATACTCGCTCCAGCCGCTCTCGCCCAGCATCAGACCTTCGCCGTCAACCCCGATACCAGCGAAATCAAGATGACGCTCAACACGACCCACGAGGTTGTCAACGGCATCTTTCACATCCAATCGGGATCGATTGAGTTTGACCGAAGCAATCCAAGGATGTCGGGTTCGGTGGCCGTACTGGCTGGCAGCGGGAAGACCGGTAACGACAGCCGCGATAAGAAGATGAATAAGGACATTCTCAAAGTCGACCAATACATGACCGTCTCCTTTGCGCCCAAAACCTACACCGGGACGATCGCGCCCCGTGGTGACTCAACAATTCAGGTGAGCGGAGTGTTCACCCTACTTGGCAATCCCCACGACCTGACGATTCCGATGCAGATTTACATGGATGGATCGAAGGCAACTGTGAGGGCGCAATTCGTCGTTCCCTATGTTCAGTGGGGTCTCAAGAACCCAAGCTTCATGTTCTGGAAAGCTGAGAATGACGTTGCGATTGATCTCAATCTCGTTGGCCTGATTTCTAACTAACTGACGATCCTGTTTGCACGCTGTAACAGGACTATTCCGTTCTAACTGCA
Encoded here:
- a CDS encoding DUF2306 domain-containing protein, which produces MPISTLPAPSTSGFRFKTILWVSLGLTVLFVFITSELLLITDYPMYHAYRLQVIADRHLLIPHTLAGIFALLIGPINFSSRIRQRHPQLHRILGRIYVISVFIGSFTGIALAAGRPGLPGTSMQAAAWMVCTTAAFITARNRQITQHRQWMARSYAVTFTFVSSRVLNLWPRYWSHLGDVLSAVGVIAFTLASLLIVDLGLNWRELTTRRN
- a CDS encoding NAD(P)/FAD-dependent oxidoreductase — encoded protein: MQDEVLIVGGGVAGCAASIALARKGRAVTLIEREPTPRHKVCGEFLSGEALEDLHALGIDVASLGAVPINYVRLAAARRAAEAPLPFPAASLTRKGLDTALIAEAIAAGVRVERGRAVQSLSRTTTNLWQATLDDGTTYKAPTAFLATGKHDLRGHGRPKDPHQWVAFKMYYRLSAAQTADLADASELTLYSGGYGGIQPVEDGITNFCCVVQRRYFVRSGLRWEGLLAKMQQDCPHLAMRLDGAEPLLHKPITITHIPYGYVRRATEDGLYCIGDQAAVIPSFTGDGISIALHTGRRAAAAYLAAEPAPVFQSKLRSAMLPQMRLAEIAADGLNNALARAVLPFCLRVWPGAMRVTARLTRVAQPAAVAPQAFAN
- a CDS encoding YceI family protein gives rise to the protein MKSFAIFALAVILAPAALAQHQTFAVNPDTSEIKMTLNTTHEVVNGIFHIQSGSIEFDRSNPRMSGSVAVLAGSGKTGNDSRDKKMNKDILKVDQYMTVSFAPKTYTGTIAPRGDSTIQVSGVFTLLGNPHDLTIPMQIYMDGSKATVRAQFVVPYVQWGLKNPSFMFWKAENDVAIDLNLVGLISN